One stretch of Eleutherodactylus coqui strain aEleCoq1 unplaced genomic scaffold, aEleCoq1.hap1 HAP1_SCAFFOLD_766, whole genome shotgun sequence DNA includes these proteins:
- the LOC136602485 gene encoding pleckstrin homology domain-containing family A member 5-like isoform X2, producing the protein MTSQETKDRTVSVTSDNSNCNTLPAANPTSPLSRPSRPSGKVHNFGKRSNSIKRNPNAPVTARGWLYKKVCHAALIYTTISILAPGVRCISSLPARCEGLCVSETRGWVL; encoded by the exons ATGACATCCCAAGAAACAAAGGACAGAACAGTCAGCGTGACGAGTGACAACTCCAACTGCAACACTTTGCCAGCCGCCAACCCCACAAGCCCCCTGTCCAGG CCATCCAGACCCTCTGGGAAGGTGCATAACTTCGGGAAAAGATCGAACTCCATAAAGAGAAACCCGAACGCCCCGGTGACGGcgcgcggctggctgtataagaAGGTGTGTCATGCCGCCCTTATTTATACTACGATCAGTATATTGGCCCCTGGGGTGCGCTGTATCAGCAGTCTCCCTGCCAGGTGTGAAGGACTCTGTGTCAGTGAGACTCGCGGCTGGGTCTTGTAG
- the LOC136602485 gene encoding pleckstrin homology domain-containing family A member 5-like isoform X1 produces MMRVCSRSVCHNERKVTCKHPVSGQPSQDNCIFVVNDQSSTAMTSQETKDRTVSVTSDNSNCNTLPAANPTSPLSRPSRPSGKVHNFGKRSNSIKRNPNAPVTARGWLYKKVCHAALIYTTISILAPGVRCISSLPARCEGLCVSETRGWVL; encoded by the exons CCACAATGAGCGGAAAGTGACGTGTAAACACCCGGTGAGCGGCCAACCATCCCAGGACAACTGCATCTTCGTGGTGAATGACCA GTCATCCACAGCAATGACATCCCAAGAAACAAAGGACAGAACAGTCAGCGTGACGAGTGACAACTCCAACTGCAACACTTTGCCAGCCGCCAACCCCACAAGCCCCCTGTCCAGG CCATCCAGACCCTCTGGGAAGGTGCATAACTTCGGGAAAAGATCGAACTCCATAAAGAGAAACCCGAACGCCCCGGTGACGGcgcgcggctggctgtataagaAGGTGTGTCATGCCGCCCTTATTTATACTACGATCAGTATATTGGCCCCTGGGGTGCGCTGTATCAGCAGTCTCCCTGCCAGGTGTGAAGGACTCTGTGTCAGTGAGACTCGCGGCTGGGTCTTGTAG
- the LOC136602486 gene encoding skin secretory protein xP2-like, with protein MRKVEEEKEGGAPRPEEKEGGAHGRRRRREGRHGRRRRREGRHGRRRRREGAPRPEEKEGGAPRPEEKEGGAPRPEEKEGGAPRPEEKEGGAPRPEEKEGGAPRAGGEGGEGRHGRRRRREGRHGRGEGGRGATAGGEGGGAPRPEEKEGGAPRPEEKEGGAPRPEEKEGGAPRPEEKEGGAPRPEEKEGGAPRPEEKEGGAPRPEEKEGGAPRPEEKEGGAPRPEEKEGGAPRPEEKEGGAPRPEEKEGGAPRPEEKEGAPRPEEKEGAPRQEEKEGAPRAVREGRGVGAPRQEEKERGVGAPRQEAKERGRPVHIWLFARVFSLCFCCRWK; from the coding sequence ATGCGGAAGgtcgaggaggagaaggagggaggggCGCCACggccggaggagaaggagggaggggCGCACggccggaggagaaggagggaggggCGCCACggccggaggagaaggagggaggggCGCCACggccggaggagaaggagggagggggCGCCACggccggaggagaaggagggaggggCGCCACggccggaggagaaggagggaggggCGCCACggccggaggagaaggagggaggggCGCCACggccggaggagaaggagggaggggCGCCACggccggaggagaaggagggaggggCGCCACGggccggaggagaaggaggggagggGCGCCACggccggaggagaaggagggaggggCGCCACGGCcgaggagaaggagggaggggCGCCACggccggaggagaaggaggaggggcgcCACggccggaggagaaggagggaggggCGCCACggccggaggagaaggagggaggggCGCCACggccggaggagaaggagggaggggCGCCACggccggaggagaaggagggaggggCGCCACggccggaggagaaggagggaggggCGCCACggccggaggagaaggagggaggggCGCCACggccggaggagaaggagggaggggCGCCACggccggaggagaaggagggaggggCGCCACggccggaggagaaggagggaggggCGCCACggccggaggagaaggagggaggggCGCCACggccggaggagaaggagggaggggCGCCACggccggaggagaaggagggggcgcCACggccggaggagaaggagggggcgccacggcaggaggagaaggagggggcgcCACGGGCagtaagagaagggaggggggtgggggcaccacggcaggaggagaaggagaggggggtgggggcgcCACGGCAGGAGGCGAAGGAGAGGGGGCGTCCTGTCCACATTTGGCTCTTTGCTAGAGTTTTCTCACTGTGCTTCTGTTGCCGATGGAAGTGA